In Pectinophora gossypiella chromosome 5, ilPecGoss1.1, whole genome shotgun sequence, a genomic segment contains:
- the LOC126367221 gene encoding uncharacterized protein LOC126367221 has product MLTVTKYLLALVIVLCISDSKAEDLQVGNATGSVLAYLENVKLSGIPFTTRTKNVFFSSEKNQIIKAITARDLDKSEGKATVTAGGVGSTFVNIKIKSDRGDGINYQVQIFV; this is encoded by the exons atgttgACAGTAACGAAATATTTGTTAGCATTGGTCATAGTGTTGTGCATAAGTGATAGCAAGGCAGAAGATTTGCAAGTAGGCAACGCTACTGGTAGTGTCTTGGCTTACCTGGAGAATGTCAAGTTGTCCGGGATCCCATTTACCACCAGAACGAAGAATGTATTCTTCAGCAGTGAAAAGAATCAGATAATCAAG GCAATAACGGCGCGGGACCTGGACAAGTCTGAAGGCAAGGCCACAGTGACGGCGGGAGGCGTGGGGTCAACGTTCGTCAACATCAAGATCAAGAGTGATAGAGGAGACGGAATTAACTACCAAGTGCAAATATTTGTTTGA